Genomic segment of Panicum virgatum strain AP13 chromosome 2K, P.virgatum_v5, whole genome shotgun sequence:
ATTAGTAATCACAATATGAATTGTGTAAAATATTATGTAAATTTTCCTCCGTCATCATGGAAACAGACCGTGCCCGGTTTGCCGTCGGCAAGCCCCGCCGCCGTGCATCCCAGGCAAGTCTCCTCAAGCTCGCGTGCCCTGATGATGCAGCCACCCCCGCTCACGGCCGGAGATCCTCCGCTCAACTCTATCAGGCACCTTGTTGCAGCCCAGCAAAGGACCCGCCTTTTCGGCGTTCCCGCGAGCCacggagggcggcgccggccaccggGCGTAGCAGCTCATGGTGGCTCGTCGGATGTCAGAGTTGGTCAAGGGGCGGATGGGATTCGCGGCCGGCTGGAACGGTTTATTTGTACTGCTGGAGTGAGTCCTCTTAATCTCCCCTCGGCATTGCATTCCATACCCCACCATGTCAAATGCTCCTGATTTCTCTACTCCAATGAATGTTGAATGGCAGCAAATATAAGGCTGATGGATTGAAGCAAGATGGGATCGAAGTAGATCGTCGGAGACTTTGCCTGACAGACTGAAACCCAACCTCAAGTCCGAAGAGGCCAAGTGCCCAAGTCTGACAGACAACAGAGCATCATATTCACTATTCAGAGTGTTCTCATGATCTTTATCTGAACTAATAACATTTCAGATAGAACAACTTCAAGTTTACATTCATGATGACCGTTGAGCTTGATTGGCACACAAAGATTTAACAGTATTTTCTTTTGACCAATGCAATGCTCCAAGAAAAATACATGACGGTGAGCGATCTAAACCCTATCAGGAAACTAACTAGCCTGGCAGGCAGCTTATTTCGTCGTAACCCAGCaacgaaagaaaaagaaaacagtgAAACTGGGATTGATTTCAAGATCGATCGACTTTTGTTTGAATCATACTGTTCCTGGTTTAATGTGCGGTGCAAACGAGGTCCATCAGGATTCAGGTGGACGCCCATCCAAAGGGCAGCTCAGACTTCAGAGCACATCATCCCAACTGGTCGTGCAGGCAGAGAGAAAGGATGAATCGAACAAAAATACAGTGCgtgccgcggggggggggggggggggggggggggcaagctCCGAGTTAGTGCAGGCAGGTGTTGCCGGGACGTTTCAGGTTCTCTTAAGCAGGTAAATAGCTAGCTTTGGGCTCTGGGAGGTGTTTTGTAGagagaaatttcagaatttgggTCTCAATTCGTGAGCCTTTCAGAATTTGACACCCTGACCCATATGTCAATGACTCAGATTGACCCCACGTATTATTGTGATAGGGGTGTCAAATTCTGAAAGGCTCACGAATTGAGACCCAAATTCTGAAATCTCTCGTTTTTCAGACATGCAAAAGCAGGAGCGATGCTGGAAGTGGGCAAAGTGCTTGCCGCTGGTCAGCCCAAGGAATAGCCATCTAGTTCTGGTCGCATGGCTAACCTTGCACGAATGGCTAATTGCTCCACTGACCACTACCATCCAACATCCCGTCTCACATCTCACATGCCAGTTCTCCACCTCACCTCACTAGTTCATCTGCAAAACAACACACAAACTCAAAACAAGATGAACTTCAGAACTGAAAGAAGCTGTTGCGTCACCTCGTAAACCACTGGCAAAAGCGGGCTCAAGACTCAGGAGGACCAGCGTCCAAAGCAGCAAACGGGGACGGCTCGCCGCGGTGTCTTCGTGCCCTTCATTCAGGGCTAatgggtcctgagttctggggaAATGACACCGGCCTCGGACGGATCGACACAGCAGATGCACATCTCGATCGGCCCGTCCGACATCGGTGTCATCTCTCCTGAGCTTAGGACGCACACCCACAACAGCTAGCAATTCTCGTCCCTCTCGTCCCCCCTCTGCCTCGTGCCCTACCACTAGTCTGCTACTACCTCTGCTGCTCTGCAAGTATTTGCTTGCTGCCTGAAGATACACACAACCATGTCTCTGCACTACTACTTCTCTGTGTCCCTATGCCTGCAGAATACACACACACGTGCTGCCTTTATATAGAGGCGGCAAGCAGAGAGAGGCAAGCTAGGACTGCGTGCTGCTGGCATTACTAGTTGCCGCTGAAGGCTGCAGCTCTGCTAGAAGTGAGTGACGTCCAACCGGTGACGACTGGCGAAGAATGCCATACGGTGATCCAGCCAAGCTTTGACCGGCGGAAGCTCGTGCTTTCACACCCAGTTTCCAGACCAGTGATTAGCCTGATAGGCACGGGTCAACGCCTCTGACACCGGCGCGCGTCGTTGTGAGTGAGAACGCTCCAGCACACTCGACTGTACGCCGTATTTTGTTTAGCTGACAACTGACAGCGCAACAGTGCAGCAGCACAAATGGCGGGCAAGGTCAGGTTGTGAGCAAGGTGAATCGGTGATGCTCTTCGACGCCGGTGTTCTCAATCGATGTTCGTGTTTGTGCCAACTGCCAACATCAGGGGAGGAGCTGTCGCAATGGCCATTCTATATTCCTCTGTTCTTATCTCCTTGATGATTCTGTTATTGTGAATTGTGATTGCTCCGTATCTACTTCACTGCACAGAGCAAGGCTCTTCAGTCTCCAGGCTGTGACAAAGGAGAGGTCCACGGTCAGCACTGATGTGCCTTTGCATTCTCTTTTTTGAGATGAAACCGAGCTTTTGGCTCTACCTTACAACCATTGGTTTCTCCAAGGAATCTGCCATGATTGAATTAAGCTGTGCATATATTTACAGaaacagcaggtttagagttcTATAACAGCCACCATAGGTTTGGTCGACGTCTTCTTTCGAGCGGTCTAATTATTCAGATTCCCAGTGATATGCAGCTCTTGTTTTCTACGCCTCTGCCTGCCTGACTGAATCATTTTCGTTAGGATCAACGAACAGCCAAGAATCATGTAGTCCCTCGTGCTCCATGACTAGACTTTCGTCTCAATCTTTCTGTTGCTTCAGTAGTCTATCTTATGTTTGTTCCGTATGAAAAAATTCTGCCAAGAATCAAGTATTTATTCTAGCTTTTTCATGTTTGTTCTGTCAGAAAAAAGTCTGCTGGAAGGGTCTCAATAATGATATATATATCGTATGTTCAGTGAACTTGACCACTAGAAAAGTAGCAGTCTAGTACTGTACTGAAaagtattgaaaaaaaatatcttGTATTGCTTTCAGAGATACTAGGATCTGCTGCAGATCAAATGTACCTGTATTGTAGTCGCTAGATtggtctgaagtctgaaccgcATAAAGGTATGATATGGCTGTTCACATACATGCTTCTGATCTATTATAAGATTTAAAGCCTTTTCTTGGATTAGGTCTGCCTTTCCTGACTCGTTCAGAAATGCATTTTAACTTAAAAATCAAACAATCTGTTGGTTGAGCAATCCGTAAGTTAGAATTTTAGATCCTATCTCACTAGACGCATATCAATTCCTTTGAAAGAGACTGAAGGATAGTTAGATGTATCCATATCTTTTACTTCAAAGAGAAAAGATTAGCACATACCATTGGTGGTAACGAATATCACAGTGCACTGGATTGAACCGCAATATCTGATGTCATGAAGCAAATATTAGTATGTTTGGGTTGTCTCCTTGGTTATGTCTACTCGATTATGCAATATCCACAATGGTAGACCCTTGGTTGAATTCTTTAGTGCTTTGAATCAGTTCTTTCAGAGAGCATTTTTCTTAACCACATGTTTAAAACAAACTACAAAGTATGCTGCTGGGATCATGATGTTATCATTCCCTAAAACAATATCATGCTCACCAGAACTGAAAGTTCAAGGATTAAGTCATGATGTCAAAATGTAAAATGTTCGCGAATCTTGAAATGGAAGCTTGTATCAGGAAGATCATGCACTTATGGGAGTTCacctatttttcttcttttgtaaAACCTTCGATCCAAGTTCCCATCGAAGTACTTGTGAATGCGTGCATGATATCCATCCATCTATCCATATCACGCTACGAGAAAACACAAAACAGACTTGGTTTTCAGAATAGAAGCAGATTGATGGTCAGGCTGCCCCTTTCTGTGGTCCACTTAAAATCATGCATATTTTTATCCACTAACATTTCAAATAACTCATATGCTCATACAACTCGTAAATATCATTTTTGGAGCTGTTATACGTCAATAATTCCTCAAGTTTTCCATTATTTGACTAGGGGTCCCTATTCAAGAATATTTTTCTTGACTGGGGCTATGGCTTTGAATTGTCTTCTTCTTTGGAGACAGCTGGTAACCTTGCTGTTGACTAGGTATACCTGTCACCACTAGAAAATACATACTTGTTGATTCACCCACTATTATCCACTACTTTAGACTGGTCATTACAAGAAAATTTTATGCCTTTCTGGATGCAAAATAGATTGTCTGAAATTGACTAGTAACCTAAACAAAGGATCAAGGGACAGCGGGCACAGACACTTGATCTTATCATGATCTGAACCAAATCCTTCCAGAGAGGTGAGATCATATAATCAGTGAAGAATCTTCTACGAGTACATCTTTAAGAAATCCTTGTGCAGATTTGCCAAATCGGCGTCAATGGTGAATTAATTGGTGCACACAAATCATGATGCCTACTTTCATGCAACACAAACAGTACTAAAATAAGATAGGTTTGGTCGGATATTCCTTGTTGTATGTTGCTTCTCTCTTTAAAAAAGTGTGGTGCTTTCCTTTGCAGAGTTGCAGTGGCTCGTTACTTGAGCGTCTCTGTCAATAGTGTATTCTGAACCTTTTACCTGAAGTCTGCTTGACTGCTTCGGCAGTATCACTCTGTTCTGGTTCCATGGTGAAGTATTTCTGCTGTTCTGCAAACTATATGAGGATTATATCACTCTGTTCTATTACCATAATATATGACTGAATTTCTGCAGCAGTTGAACGGTGAAGCCAGTTTCATTCAAGTGCGTCACGCTGATGTATGTGCAAAGCAATGTGAACCACGCAAGAAAGACAAACTTTGACCAAGACTTGTGAGCTGGTCATCAGACTCACACAGTCACACTGACAGTAGCAGGAAGGTATGGCAAGGCAAGGCAAGGCTAGAATGTGTGCATCACATGTTAAAAtcaattttttatttcttttaatCCAAGGAAACATTTGCAATGTTGGTAAAAGTTTCAGCATCTCAAATTTACACAAATGGCCTTAGGTTTCATGTTTGTTGCAACCAAGCCGGACAACGGGGCAAGTTGCAATTGTCGAAAATCCTTTGTTGTGAGCTATTTTGGATTAGTCAAACTAAAAGGACCTATCCATTAATCCATATGTCCTCTCATATTTAACTCGTCATAGCTTGTGCTTCACTGGCGCAAATTGAAAGGTTCTGCTGGTCGTCTGGTCAAGAGAGTGCCCCAGTGCAGCAGCTGGAAGCTTGATTGCTGCCTGTGCTGGGCCGTCCACTCGAGCCTGAGGTGACCGTGGACTAACTGCTGACGGACCAGAATCGCTGCGTGCCAGCAGTTATGGATCGAGTTGGAAGGTTTTGTGAACCCAGACAAATCTATCTGAATGGCTCTCAGCTTTGAACTCGCAAAGAATAGAAGTCCTGATGACACCGGAATTTTCTTTTACCACGGATGGATTTACAGATTGCAGTATGTGTACAGGCCTACAGGGCAACATAGAATTTGAAAGAGGCCCAAAGAAATTCAAATGAAAAGGATGGGCAATTTAACTTCCACACATACATAGAACAAGGAAACCAGAAATGGGACACAAATTTCAAAAAATCAAACACAGATGTATATCAGTCCATTAATCATATACCAATGAATCGAATTATGATTTGAATCGGTACGTATGATGTTAGGATCATACGAGATTAGTCTTCAAGGTACTTCACGAGGAAAGGAAAATCTGCCCTATTTTTTTGGGGGGAGGAATCAATCATCCGGTCAACCGCGGGCCTTCCGGGCTTGGGGCATACGGAGCGCACAGTGGATCGGGCCGCCGAGGTAAAACTTTCTTAACAAATGAATATATGGGCctcatccccccccccctcctcatCTCGGCCCAATTGCTCCGGCCCCTCTCCGTCCGCTGGCCGCGGAATCCACAGGCCGAGGTTCACCGCAGAGAggaatgcggcggcggcggcggcggcggcacacgcACCGCTGGCCGCGCGTCCGCGATGAGACACGGCGGCCGTGCCAGTGGCGCACGAGGGGGGAGATGATTAAAAATGCCGTGGCCTACCTGATGGTGCGCTTCcacctcctgccgccgccccgcgccgcgcccgcctccacctaccgccgccgccaccaccacgcgCTCCGCCTCCCGCGGCCCGCATCGGCCTTggtgcgccccgccgccgcctccatgtcGACGACGGCGGAGCAGGCGGTCGCCGACCAGAAGCGCGCGCTGCGCATCGAGGTGCGCAGGGCGCTGAAGGCACTCTCCCCCGACCAGCGCGCCAGCGAAGGTGACCTGCGCCGAGCTTGCTTCGTTTGCTTCGGGGCCTTGTTGCGCGCGATTGCAGGGCCGTCGGCCGCCACCTGTTCGTCGATTTGCCCACTAGGGACTGAGCTCGGCCTGTGCTTCTTTTGGCTAGCTCTTTCGCTGACATACTGGAGTCTGGACATTTAGTAATTGGAGCGAGGAATAAAAGAGTGGCGAAAATTTTGTGCAATTTCTCGGTGGATTCTGCTTTATATTTTAAGATCATGAGACTATTTAGCATTGGAGCGTGCCCCAACCATATGAGAAGTGTTATTTCCTGATAATGGTTTATGTGCAGATAAGTGCACCAGAATAAGCGTCAGAGAAGACACTAGGAGAAACAAGGATTAGTCTGCACCAACTTTGCTTTTACATTAGTGCGACAAAGGGGACTATCCttatttttatttggtaattagagATCTTAACTAGAATGGGGATGCGGGAGTGCTGTACCACACTATTGTTCTTCCATTGTTGGTACAAAGTAGATCTCATTGTGTTGAGTATTTGGAGgtgaaatttttgtttggttttccAGATCTGGCCATTCAAACTACAATTTTGAACTCCTTTTGGTTCAAAGCAAGCAAACGGTTGTGTGCTTATATAAGTTGCTATCAGTTGCGAGAAGTCGATACATCAAAAATACTAGCAGAGTGTCTACCATCAAATCCTGGTGAGTTCATCTATAGTTATGCTCATTACTGATTATGTCGCTAACAATTTTGTTCTTAAGGACAAGAGGAACTGGCAAAGGATCTTTATGTTCCTCGAGTGGAGGATAAGAATCGCAATATGCGGATGCTCAAAATCACCACCATGGATGACTTGGTCAAAAATTCAATGAACATTCTGGAACCATCACCTGTGGATGCTAGTGGCAATGATCGTGAAGATGGTAAAATCTATTTTCATGTTACCGGGAAAGCTTTCCCCCCCATCTAGTTGTACTTATAAGTTACTGCATCAATGGGGTGGCTAACTTGATCCTCAATTAATCCTTGCAGTATTGTCAGCCTCTTCCCCTGTTGACCTTTTTCTATTGCCTGGTAGGTTCTCTGTCATTTCCTTTATACATGCTCCGCCAGACCACCACATAGACTCAATTATTTGGTAATACTTCTTATTCATGCAGGACAAGCGTTTGACAGAACTGGTCGAAGACTGGGACGTGGTGGAGGGTAGGATTGCATATATTATTCTATTTGCCTGTATTGAGGTTGCTATTTTTCAGggataattaaaaaaataatcccTAACCTAAGAAATAGGATCCCAAAGTGCATGAACTCCACATTTATAATAGTATTAATGTAAATTTCAATATACTGATAATAATTGAATCAAAGTTTTAATACCGTTGATTCTGATACCAGAGGAGCCAGCTATAATAATAACAATAGTTATTTTTAATTCGTTTGATTCTGCTACCAGAGCAACCAGTTGTAATAATAACAATAGTTACCATCTAAGCAGTAAGTATATTTTAAAGATGCAAAAACTCCTGGAAAGGGTGGTCCATATCAGTCATGCATGTTAAGAGTATTATAGTCATTGTACTctagtctagggtttggggtctcTCATCTCTCTTGTACTCTATATATGTTGCCTCTTTGGGCTCTATCAATATATACATACAGTtcactctctcttcctctcctcaATCGTGACATGGAATCAGAGCAGGTCTCGATTTAAGGCCACCACCCGATCAATTTCCGCTGCGCTGCCCCTGGGAGTGTTGATCTTGCTCCTGGGGGTAGCAATCATCCAGCCCCAAACCCATTTTTTTCCGTTAGCGTcatagtagcagcagcagcatcatctCATCCGTCGCTGCCCATCGTGGCCttcctcgtcggcgtcgtctCCGTCCGTTTTTCCCCGTCGcggatccgcgccgccgccggcccaatCATCTTCCCTGGGCTGCAGATCGGGCGCCGCCTGGCCGCCGTCCGCCTTCTCTTGTGCTGGGTCGCGGCCTCCTTTGCCGCTGCTCGTTGGCCGTCCATCTCGGCCCGATCTTGCGCCGCCCGTCGTCGTCCGTCCGCCGGCCGCCTCAAATTCGCCCGTCGCTGCGCCCGTCGCGCGGCCGCcgtccgctccgcccgcgcgcgTCCATCCGCGGCCGCCCGCGCGTCTGTCGCGCGGAGCCCGTCCGCCGCGCCCGACGCGCGGCCACCGTCCGTTTCGTCCGCGCCTGGCCGCCGTCCGCCTCATCTTGCGCCGTCGCGGCCATCCAGTCGCCCATTGCGGCTCGTCATCGACGCCCATTggggaggagcagcgccggcaTCTGCAAGTCCattcccgcccgcccgcccgtagCTCTCCCGCTGCCGTCACGCCGGGGTGTCCGGTCGTAGTCGCGGCCGCCTCTGGAGCAGGGGCGGGGAAGttggggaagaggaggaggctgCTCAGCTCCAGATGGCGCGGCccgtcgctgccgccgtcgaTTCGTCGCTGCCCTTCCGTCCGTCCTCGCAGCGGCTCGTCATCCCATCCTCCTGTTGTTCTGCTCCGCCTAGAGCTGCTTGGGCATCCGTCCACCCACTGCTTGGTGCGTATCTTGCCAGCTCGAGTGCtcccctcactctctctcatGGATCCGTGGTTCCCGTGGGGAGGAATAGGGGAGCTGGTTTCTGCAGTTTGGAGCCTTGGACTGCAGGTCACCATGGCTATGTCTGGCTCCTGTCTTCCCAATGGCAAGCTGACTGGCTTGGCTGCTTCTAGGCCAAATACTTCGCTTCATTTGGGCCTGTATTATGCCTTTGTGTTGGCCTGCATCTTGAGCTCCTCATTCCATCTTTTGCTTGTGCTCcttgctgcttgctgctgcatATCCATAGTATATTGTCATATATTTCCACTGTTCGTTTATCCAagtccatccatatgttcagtTTGACATGTTGTGCCAGTATATCATCCAAGTTAGTGTCCATCCAAGTCCATTACGCATTTTCAGTTCGTCGATGCCGTGCGTGTCTACATATTCAAGTTGTCAGTCAGCCAATTTCTTCTTTGTTTTATGGTTAGCTGAGTCCCGTCGATTTAGCTAatctcatcattatcatcattgtGGTGCGACAATGCCCTCTTGGTCCCTTTTGGAGCCGTCTTGCTCCATGTCATGATCAATGGCTGTTTATTTGTCGTCATCACCTTGTTATCCTCCTGCTTGCCATCTTGCAGCAGTGATCTCTCATTCTCCTCTCCGTTTGGCTGGTTTGACACATCTCAAGTTATTGTCAAGTTCAAGACTCCAAAGCAAGGCTCGTGTTTGAGGAGTCGACGTACTGGTTTGTGAAGACTCGAGGTACTTGGTCAAGTACTGGTTTGTGAAGTCAATaccctcttgtggaggagctcatCTACACGACATGTTCAAGAGTTGCACGCTTCGATGACATCTTTCGTTTCGGACTTTGGATTTATCATTTTCATGTTTATGTTTAGTCTAGTGCTTAGTATCAACTCTCCAAATGCAATGACATTGCATTCACGTTGCATTTGAGAGGGGGTGTTAGAGTATAATAGTCAAGGGTAGTATAGTCTTTTCCTctattctagggtttggggtgtctCATATGTATTCTATATATTGCCCAAAGGGCCTCTCTCAATACATACGGTTAGTTCACTCTCTAATCGTGACATGGTATCAGAGCTCCAGTAGATCCGGTCCGCCACCCTCGTCCTCACTGCGCCGTCCTCGGGAGGATCGA
This window contains:
- the LOC120692710 gene encoding 5-formyltetrahydrofolate cyclo-ligase, mitochondrial-like isoform X1; the protein is MRRRRRRRHTHRWPRVRDETRRPCQWRTRGEMIKNAVAYLMVRFHLLPPPRAAPASTYRRRHHHALRLPRPASALVRPAAASMSTTAEQAVADQKRALRIEVRRALKALSPDQRASEDLAIQTTILNSFWFKASKRLCAYISCYQLREVDTSKILAECLPSNPGQEELAKDLYVPRVEDKNRNMRMLKITTMDDLVKNSMNILEPSPVDASGNDREDVLSASSPVDLFLLPGQAFDRTGRRLGRGGGYYDTFLLKYQELAKEKGWNQPLLVALSYSVQIMEEGLIPVNSTDVPIDALVSSSGVIPISPAALERMQ
- the LOC120692710 gene encoding 5-formyltetrahydrofolate cyclo-ligase, mitochondrial-like isoform X2, giving the protein MRRRRRRRHTHRWPRVRDETRRPCQWRTRGEMIKNAVAYLMVRFHLLPPPRAAPASTYRRRHHHALRLPRPASALVRPAAASMSTTAEQAVADQKRALRIEVRRALKALSPDQRASEDLAIQTTILNSFWFKASKRLCAYISCYQLREVDTSKILAECLPSNPEELAKDLYVPRVEDKNRNMRMLKITTMDDLVKNSMNILEPSPVDASGNDREDVLSASSPVDLFLLPGQAFDRTGRRLGRGGGYYDTFLLKYQELAKEKGWNQPLLVALSYSVQIMEEGLIPVNSTDVPIDALVSSSGVIPISPAALERMQ
- the LOC120692710 gene encoding 5-formyltetrahydrofolate cyclo-ligase, mitochondrial-like isoform X3; this translates as MRRRRRRRHTHRWPRVRDETRRPCQWRTRGEMIKNAVAYLMVRFHLLPPPRAAPASTYRRRHHHALRLPRPASALVRPAAASMSTTAEQAVADQKRALRIEVRRALKALSPDQRASEDLAIQTTILNSFWFKASKRLCAYISCYQLREVDTSKILAECLPSNPGQEELAKDLYVPRVEDKNRNMRMLKITTMDDLVKNSMNILEPSPVDASGNDREDVLSASSPVDLFLLPGQAFDRTGRRLGRGGGYYDTFLLKYQELAKEKGWNQPLLANLSAVDVLIFLGFVYQYLSLLSSQIS